GAGAAAAACCTGGGCCGCATCGTTACTTACTGCGAAAAGGACGTCATCACCACGGCGCGCGTGTATTTGCACTACACCGGCCAGCAGTCCTTGTGGCCCGAAGTTCAGCTGACCCAAATGCCCTGGCCACCGGTAGCCACGCCGGCCTAGCCCCGCACCCCGCCATGCGCCTGCCCAAGCGCCCCCGCGTTGCCCAGCTGGGCGTGCTCAACTTTGCCGTGGTCGTGCTGTCGGTATACGTGCTGCTGGCTTTGCTTGTCAGTACCATTTTCCGGCTGCCGCCCGAAGTAGCGCACCTGCTCGACCTGGCCGACAATACCATCTGCGTTTTTTTCCTGCTGGAATTCAGCATTCGGTTTTACCGGGCCGAAAACAAGCTGGCTTTTCTGAAATGGGGCTGGATAGACCTGGTGGCCAGCGTGCCGCAGGTGTCGTGGCTGCGGGCGGGGCGCACGCTGCGGCTGGTGCGGCTGCTGCGCATCCTGCGGGCTTTCCGCTCGACCAAGCACCTGCTGCACCATCTGTTTCGGAGCCGGGTGCAGGGCACTTTCGCGGCGGCGGCGCTGGTGGCAGCGCTCATGGTCATCTTTTCGTCCATCGCCATTTTGCAGGTCGAAACCCGGCCCGACAGCAACATCAAAACGGCCGAGGACGCGCTGTGGTGGGCTTACTCGACCATTACTACCGTCGGCTACGGCGATAAGTACCCCGTAACCGGGGCTGGCCGGCTCATTGCGGCGGCCCTCATGACGGTGGGCGTGGGCTTGTTTGGCACGTTCACCGGCTTCCTGGCCTCGTGGTTTGTGCAGGCCCGCCAGCCCGCGCCCCCGGCACCCGCTGCGCCGCCGCCCGGCCCGGCGCCCCCGAGCTACCCTAGCCAGCCGGCCCGAACCGCTAGCCGTGAATACCTTGCGGCTGCTGAAGCGCAGCGGCTATTTGGTCGGCTCCTTCGTAGCGTCAGCCCGTTTGCACTATGCAAAATTCTTACTTTCGTTGGCTGCCGCTGCTGGGGCTAGCCCTGGTGGCCGGGCTGGCAGTATGGCTGGTGCGGCCGCCGCGCCCGGCACCCGCCACCGCCCCGGCCACCGGGTTTTCGGCCTACCGCGCCCAGCGCGACGTGGCCGTGGTGGCTAGCCAGCCCCACCCGCTGGGCACGGCCGCCAATGCCCAGGTGCGCGACTATTTACTAAGCCGCTGCCGCGAACTGGGCCTGACCGCCAGCGTGCAAGACCTGAGCTTGGTGCTCACTGACCCGGGCCAGCTGGCCGCCGCGCGGGTGCAGAATGTGCTGGCCCGCCTGCCCGGCCGGCAGCCCGGCGGCCCGGCCGTGCTGGTGCTGGCCCACTACGACTCGCAGCCCCACACGCCCGGCGCCGGCGACGACGGCGCCGGCGTGGCTGCCATGCTCGAAACCATCCGGGCGCTGCGCGCCGGGCCGCCCCTGGCCCACGACGTTATCTGGCTTTTCACCGATGGCGAGGAGGCCGGCTGGCTGGGTGCCCGCGCCTACGCGGCCGACACGGCCCGCCTGCGCCGCGAGGTAGGCGTGGCGCTTAATTTTGAGGGCCGGGGCAATGCCGGGGCTAGCCTCACTTTTGAGGTGAGCCCCCAGAATGGCTGGGTAATGCGCGAGTATGCCCGGGCCGCGCCCTACCCCATCTCGTCGTCGCTGTTTTACGAAGCCTACCGGCACTTGCCGAATAACACCGACTTCACGCCCTTGCGCCAGGCCGGGATTACGGGGCTCAATTTTGCCTTCGTCGATGGCCACCCGTACTACCACAGCCCGGCCGACCTGCCCGGCCACCTCGACCTGGGCTCGCTCCAGCACCACGGCTCGTATATGCTGAGCTTGGTGCGGCACTTTGGCAATATTCCCCTCACGCACACCAAGGCGCCCGACGAAACGTTTTTTAACCCGCTGGGCACCTGGCTGGTGCGCTACCCCGCCACCTGGGGCCTGCCGCTAACGCAGCTCACCGTCAGCCTGCTGCTGCTGGCTCTGGTGCTGGCTTATCAGCGTGGTCGTTTCAGCTGGGGCGGGCTACTGGGCGGCATGCTGGCCTGGGTGGGTGGCCTGGCCTTGCTGCTGCTGACCGGCTGGGGCCTATTGGCGCTGGTGGCCGCCTGCTACCCGCAGTACAGCGCCTTCTACGACCGGGCTTCCTACAATGCGCTGGCTTACCAGGGAGCACTACTGGCGCTGGGGCTAGCCCTGTTTGCGGCTTATTACGGGGTGCTGAGCCGCTTTGTGCGGCCCGGCTCGCTGGTAGGCGGGGCACTGGTGGTAGTGGCCGGGCTGCTGGGGCTGTTGCAGTGGCAGGCGCCTTCGTCGGCATTTTTATTGGCGTGGCCGCTGCTGGCGGCTACGCTGGGCTGGGGCCTGGGGCTGCGCCACCCCACCAGCCCCGCCCGCCCGCTCACGCCCGGGCTGGCCGTGGCTACCTCGCTACTGACCTTGCCGGCCGTGGCGCTGCTGGTGCCTACCACCTACCTGCTGCTGGTCATTTTTGGGCTGAGTATACTGTCGCTGACGGCCCTTCTATTCCTGGCGATACTACTGGGGCTGCTGCTGCCCCTCTTGCTGCCGGTGTTGAGCTTACCCGCGGGGGTGGGCCGCCGGCCGGCTATCGGCTGGCTGCTACCCGGCCTGGCGCTGGCCGAGGTGCTGGCCGCACTGCTCATGGGCCACCTCACCCGGCAGCCCACCGCCGCCCAGCCCCAGCAAACACACCTGTTTTATGCCCTCGATGCGGCGCATAGCCAGGCCTACTGGCTCTCGGCCGCGCCCCAGCCCGATGCCTGGACGCGCCGGGTATTCACGCAGCCGCAGCTTACGCCCTTGCCGGCGCTATTCTCGCAGGCCACCGCGCCGGTGCTGCACCAGGCGGCCCCGGTGCTGCCGCTAGCCCCACCACCATCCAGGTGCTGGCCGATAGCCAGGCCGCCGGCCACCGGCGGCTGCGCCTGCTGCTGCGGCCCGGCCGTGCCGACGTGAATAGCCTAATGCTGCGCTTCGGCGGGGCCGCGCCGCTACTGGGCTTGCGCGTGGCCGACCAGCCGGTGCCGGCCGCCAGCCTGCGGCCCACGGCGGGCGTGGTGAGCTTCCCGTTTTTTGCCCCCTCGCCCCAGGGCGAAGAGCTCGAAATTGACTTGGCCGATACCGCGCCGCTACACTTGGTAGTTACCACGCGCAGCCTCGGGCTGCCCGCTAGCCTGGCGCCGCCGCTGCCGGCCACGGTGGTGCCCGCGCCGGGCTACAATAGCTTCACTACACAGGTGCAGCAGGAATTTGCGCTGTAAGAAAGCCGGCATACTTCTAAACCAATAGCGCCACTTAGCCTTATATTGGCAGTAATGAATACACTTTTACTTACTTCCCAACGCCCCAGGTGCTTGTTTAGCATTCTGCTAGGGCTAGCCGCAGAGTGTGGCCTCGCCG
The genomic region above belongs to Hymenobacter sp. BRD128 and contains:
- a CDS encoding potassium channel family protein, yielding MARSSADPNALATGSHAGLAPHPAMRLPKRPRVAQLGVLNFAVVVLSVYVLLALLVSTIFRLPPEVAHLLDLADNTICVFFLLEFSIRFYRAENKLAFLKWGWIDLVASVPQVSWLRAGRTLRLVRLLRILRAFRSTKHLLHHLFRSRVQGTFAAAALVAALMVIFSSIAILQVETRPDSNIKTAEDALWWAYSTITTVGYGDKYPVTGAGRLIAAALMTVGVGLFGTFTGFLASWFVQARQPAPPAPAAPPPGPAPPSYPSQPARTASREYLAAAEAQRLFGRLLRSVSPFALCKILTFVGCRCWG
- a CDS encoding M20/M25/M40 family metallo-hydrolase, with the protein product MQNSYFRWLPLLGLALVAGLAVWLVRPPRPAPATAPATGFSAYRAQRDVAVVASQPHPLGTAANAQVRDYLLSRCRELGLTASVQDLSLVLTDPGQLAAARVQNVLARLPGRQPGGPAVLVLAHYDSQPHTPGAGDDGAGVAAMLETIRALRAGPPLAHDVIWLFTDGEEAGWLGARAYAADTARLRREVGVALNFEGRGNAGASLTFEVSPQNGWVMREYARAAPYPISSSLFYEAYRHLPNNTDFTPLRQAGITGLNFAFVDGHPYYHSPADLPGHLDLGSLQHHGSYMLSLVRHFGNIPLTHTKAPDETFFNPLGTWLVRYPATWGLPLTQLTVSLLLLALVLAYQRGRFSWGGLLGGMLAWVGGLALLLLTGWGLLALVAACYPQYSAFYDRASYNALAYQGALLALGLALFAAYYGVLSRFVRPGSLVGGALVVVAGLLGLLQWQAPSSAFLLAWPLLAATLGWGLGLRHPTSPARPLTPGLAVATSLLTLPAVALLVPTTYLLLVIFGLSILSLTALLFLAILLGLLLPLLLPVLSLPAGVGRRPAIGWLLPGLALAEVLAALLMGHLTRQPTAAQPQQTHLFYALDAAHSQAYWLSAAPQPDAWTRRVFTQPQLTPLPALFSQATAPVLHQAAPVLPLAPPPSRCWPIARPPATGGCACCCGPAVPT